From a single Leopardus geoffroyi isolate Oge1 chromosome E1, O.geoffroyi_Oge1_pat1.0, whole genome shotgun sequence genomic region:
- the ARMC7 gene encoding armadillo repeat-containing protein 7 isoform X2, producing the protein MAQKPKVDPHVGRLGYLQALVTEFQETESQDAKEQVLANLANFAYDPSNYQYLRQLQVLDLFLDSLSEENENLVEFAIDARVPM; encoded by the exons ATGGCCCAGAAGCCGAAGGTAGACCCCCACGTCGGGCGCCTGGGATACCTGCAGGCACTGGTCACGGAATTCCAAGAGACGGAGAGCCAAG ACGCCAAGGAGCAAGTACTGGCCAACCTCGCCAACTTCGCCTATGACCCCAGTAACTACCAGTATCTGCGGCAGCTGCAGGTCCTTGATTTATTCCTCGATTCGCTGTCGGAGGAGAATGAAAACCTGGTGGAGTTTGCTATTG
- the ARMC7 gene encoding armadillo repeat-containing protein 7 isoform X3 gives MAQKPKVDPHVGRLGYLQALVTEFQETESQDAKEQVLANLANFAYDPSNYQYLRQLQVLDLFLDSLSEENENLVEFAIGALSHL, from the exons ATGGCCCAGAAGCCGAAGGTAGACCCCCACGTCGGGCGCCTGGGATACCTGCAGGCACTGGTCACGGAATTCCAAGAGACGGAGAGCCAAG ACGCCAAGGAGCAAGTACTGGCCAACCTCGCCAACTTCGCCTATGACCCCAGTAACTACCAGTATCTGCGGCAGCTGCAGGTCCTTGATTTATTCCTCGATTCGCTGTCGGAGGAGAATGAAAACCTGGTGGAGTTTGCTATTG
- the ARMC7 gene encoding armadillo repeat-containing protein 7 isoform X6, producing the protein MAQKPKVDPHVGRLGYLQALVTEFQETESQDAKEQVLANLANFAYDPSNYQYLRQLQVLDLFLDSLSEENENLVEFAIAKIPNPQNSSFPSLESLHGVVSRVDFSCIYCA; encoded by the exons ATGGCCCAGAAGCCGAAGGTAGACCCCCACGTCGGGCGCCTGGGATACCTGCAGGCACTGGTCACGGAATTCCAAGAGACGGAGAGCCAAG ACGCCAAGGAGCAAGTACTGGCCAACCTCGCCAACTTCGCCTATGACCCCAGTAACTACCAGTATCTGCGGCAGCTGCAGGTCCTTGATTTATTCCTCGATTCGCTGTCGGAGGAGAATGAAAACCTGGTGGAGTTTGCTATTG ccaaa ATCCCTAATCCCCAGAATAGTAGCTTTCCCAGCCTTGAATCCCTCCATGGGGTTGTCAGCAGAGTAGATTTCTCTTGTATTTATTGTGCATGA
- the ARMC7 gene encoding armadillo repeat-containing protein 7 isoform X4, with amino-acid sequence MAQKPKVDPHVGRLGYLQALVTEFQETESQDAKEQVLANLANFAYDPSNYQYLRQLQVLDLFLDSLSEENENLVEFAIG; translated from the exons ATGGCCCAGAAGCCGAAGGTAGACCCCCACGTCGGGCGCCTGGGATACCTGCAGGCACTGGTCACGGAATTCCAAGAGACGGAGAGCCAAG ACGCCAAGGAGCAAGTACTGGCCAACCTCGCCAACTTCGCCTATGACCCCAGTAACTACCAGTATCTGCGGCAGCTGCAGGTCCTTGATTTATTCCTCGATTCGCTGTCGGAGGAGAATGAAAACCTGGTGGAGTTTGCTATTG GGTGA